The Streptomyces sp. NBC_00459 DNA segment TTGGCTGACGTCCTTGCCGTAGTAGGCCTGGGCGGCACGCTGGATGCCGTAGCAACCGCGGCCGAACCAGCTGGTGTTGAGGTAGCCCTCAAGGATGTCGTCCTTGCTCATCCGGTTGTCGAGCTTGAGGGCGATCATCGCCTCGGTGAACTTACGGCTGATCGTCTGGTTCTGGCTGAGATAGACGTTTTTGACGTACTGCTGGGTGATGGTGGATCCGCCCTGGGTGTCACCCTGGCCGACCGTACGGAAAAGGGCACGGCTGATGCCCTTGAGGGAAATGCCGGAATCGCTGTAGAAACTCGCGTTCTCGGCGGCGAGCACCGCCCAGCGGACGTCCTCCGGGATCTCCTTCAGCGGCATCGCCTGCCGCTGCACCCAGCCGGTCCGGGCCATGGGTGTCCCGTCGGCCCAGAAATACACGTTGTCCTGCTGGGTGGCGTACGTGTTGAGGTTGTCGGGGATGTCCGTGGCCGCGTAGGCGATGCCCAGGAGCAGGCAGCCCAGCCCCACGGACGTCAGGACGCCTCCCAGCCACTGGCGCCAGGAGGGAATCCAGCGCCGCCAGCCGGTGCGGCCGGGCCGCGGGTACTTCGGCGCACGGGACGCGACGACCGACCGGAGGCGGGCAAGGAGGTGAGGGAGGGATATTCGGCGGGCTTTACGAGCTAATCGGGCTTTACGCCTGTTTCCCGGTACGGGCGGTTCCTTCCCGCCGTCGGGAATGTCCGGATCTAATATCCGAAATTGCAGAGTGGCATCCGATTCATCCGATTTCTGGGTCACGACACACCCCTCCGCACTCCGTGCAAACCCTGAATTCCCCGACCTCACGGCTCATCGCGGCGTACACAAATTACCAGCGACCTTCGCAGGTTCTCCACATGGGGAATGAACGGAAAGGATCACCGTCGGAACCGTCGGGCTCCGCGCGGCGAGCAATTGGGGACTAATCTGTCCGCATGCCTCGCTACGAGTACCGCTGCCGCACCTGCGGTGACACCTTCGAACTCAGCCGCCCGATGGCCGAGTCGGCCGCCCCCGCGGACTGCCCCGCCGGTCATGACGACACCGTGAAGCTTCTGTCGACGGTCGCCGTCGGCGGCTCGGCGTCCGCGCAGGCCTCGGCGCCGCGCGCGAGCGGCGGTGGCGGAGGCGGCGGCGGTTGCTGCGGCGGGGGCTGCTGCGGCTGAGGGCCCGCACCGCAGGGC contains these protein-coding regions:
- a CDS encoding FmdB family zinc ribbon protein, with protein sequence MPRYEYRCRTCGDTFELSRPMAESAAPADCPAGHDDTVKLLSTVAVGGSASAQASAPRASGGGGGGGGCCGGGCCG